The following proteins come from a genomic window of Coffea arabica cultivar ET-39 chromosome 11c, Coffea Arabica ET-39 HiFi, whole genome shotgun sequence:
- the LOC140016427 gene encoding uncharacterized protein → MALHCVSHDERHRNLAERFQHSTETIHRNIKEALQAIVRLALILIRPTDETAVHPKIYNNNTFYPWFKDCVGAIDGTLISASTPLTRQRAFRSRKSEISQNVLAACDHDMLFTYIYAGVEGRVHDARVFQHAAPSPDSSFPMPTAGKYYLMDSAYKNMPDFLAPHKGHRYQRDQFSRGAGGPRGKYELFNHHHSQVELVIACCVLHNFISDEHPHDELFARESCEDEDLNADPDAQPQQIDLSAAAQRD, encoded by the exons ATGGCTTTACATTGTGTTAGCCATGATGAACGGCACCGCAATCTTGCCGAGAGGTTTCAACACTCCACTGAAACGATCCACAGGAATATTAAGGAGGCGTTGCAAGCTATTGTGCGTTTAGCCCTGATTCTGATAAGGCCGACGGACGAGACTGCTGTGCATCCCAAGATATACAACAACAACACCTTCTATCCATGGTTTAAG GACTGTGTTGGTGCTATTGACGGCACTTTGATTTCCGCCTCTACGCCATTGACTCGGCAACGTGCTTTTCGTAGTAGAAAGAGCGAAATTTCACAGAATGTACTAGCTGCTTGTGACCACGACATGCTCTTCACTTATATTTATGCTGGTGTTGAAGGAAGGGTACATGACGCTAGAGTTTTTCAGCATGCTGCCCCGTCCCCAGACTCTTCATTTCCAATGCCTACTGCAG GTAAATACTATCTTATGGACTCGGCGTATAAGAATATGCCTGATTTTTTGGCCCCACATAAGGGCCACAGATACCAACGAGATCAGTTCAGCAGGGGAGCAGGAGGACCAAGAGGCAAGTATGAGCTTTTCAATCATCACCACTC GCAAGTAGAATTGGTAATTGCCTGTTGTGTATTACATAACTTCATTAGTGATGAGCATCCACATGATGAATTGTTTGCAAGGGAATCCTGCGAAGATGAAGACTTAAATGCGGATCCTGATGCACAACCTCAGCAAATTGACTTATCTGCTGCGGCACAGCGCGATTAG